TGTCGGCCTTGTCGGCTGGTCGAATGGCGGCAATGCCACGCTTGGTGTCGCCGGCGTGCACGGTGGCGAAATCGCCGGGCTCGCGTGGATCGTGAATTGGGAGTCGCCGGTGGGTGATGGCATGGCCAATCTCGAATGCGGCGCGCTGCCGCGGCCGGGCGTGAGTGGGCAGAATCCCGCCGTGAATCCGGCCTACAATCCTGATACCGGCGAATTCGATTTGTCACTGCTGGCGTACAGCGACACGGTCAACATCGCGGCGCAGGGGCCGGCGCTGCGTGGCGGTTTGTATTTCGACATCAATCGCAATGGCATTGCCGACCTCGGGGTCGATTTCATCCTGCGGCCACATCTCTGGCGCGTTGACAATGTCCCGAAAGTTTATTATTCCAATCGCGTCATCGCAGCGGCGAGCGCGGCCAATTTACTGCCCATGCCGTTGCCGGCACACATCGCAAGTGTTGCGGAGACCGGGGAGTTTTGGCATTGGCGTGACGACGGGCATTGGTTTGCAGAGGTCGTCAGGCAGCTTCCCAATCTCATGTTCATCGTCGAAGCCGCGGCCGTGGATCATCTGCAAACGGCGCCGGATCATCCGCATGTGCTGATCCAATACGAGGGCATGCGCCGGGCCGGCGCGCGTTTCGTACGCTTGAATCCCGATCGCGCGTATGTGGAAAGCGTGCTTGGTCGTTCAGCGGCGACTGCTGCGGACAACGAGGCGTTCACACCCTTCGATCATCTGAGCATTCGCAATGCACTGGAACCGGTAGGGGCAGGAGGGGTGCCGACCAATGCCGGCGTGGCCGCGGCAATTTATGAGCTGGCCGATCGCACGCAGTATGGCAATCTCTCTCCACAACTTGGCGGCGTTTTGACGAGTGTGAAGGAGAAAGAAGCTGCCCTGCCAGCGGCTTTTGCGCTCGCGCAGAATTATCCGAATCCGTTCAATCCCACAACCGTGATCAGTTTTCAGTTGTCGGCAAACAGTCACGTGACGCTGAAGGTGTTTGATGTGACTGGCCGCGAAGTGGCGACGCTGGTGCAGGGTAATCTTGAGGCGGGAAATCACAGCGTGACGTTCGCGCCGCGCGATCTGGCGGGAGGAATTTACTTCTACCAACTCACCGCAGGAAAATTTTCGCAAACGCGCAAGGCGATCTCCTTGCGATGATACCACGCTTGAACCTCGCGAGAAGTTTGTCATGTTTTTCACCGCAAAAATGCTGGCTGTTGGCGTGCTTGTCCTGTTGTGGCTTTGGCCCGGCGAAGCCGTCCCGCAAGCTGATGGCGAAACGCAGATTTGGTTTCAACATGACGACTTTGTGGAGGTCAACGGCGACGGCGAACCCGAGTTCGTCCCGGACATGCTGGCACGATGGTACAATCACGGAACGTGGAGCCGCGCCCTCGACAACATGGCCGTTTATTCCCTGCACGAGAATCTGTTCAAAACCGGTGGCGCTCCCAATGGCATGGGCGAAAAATTTCTGCGGCTGCTGCGGGATCATTTCGGTGACAAACCAGCCGACGAACTCCACACCGCCTACTTGAAATTGATCTTGCCGGTGCTGCATGCGCACAGCGTCGCTTT
The window above is part of the candidate division KSB1 bacterium genome. Proteins encoded here:
- a CDS encoding T9SS type A sorting domain-containing protein, yielding MRQHRSEIILRKQKLPAWLIAIALIMPLSPVSAQTLVETRLASEAGGAEGIFIRITPPTRARYSSLGAPVIIHVAGGFGSNGLTVANPPWSLPDCIEIRFNFPGGGSGATLSGGAYDDRGPNCLKTLRDVIRFALGTTADANGKKLSQLVNSIVPLASNVGLVGWSNGGNATLGVAGVHGGEIAGLAWIVNWESPVGDGMANLECGALPRPGVSGQNPAVNPAYNPDTGEFDLSLLAYSDTVNIAAQGPALRGGLYFDINRNGIADLGVDFILRPHLWRVDNVPKVYYSNRVIAAASAANLLPMPLPAHIASVAETGEFWHWRDDGHWFAEVVRQLPNLMFIVEAAAVDHLQTAPDHPHVLIQYEGMRRAGARFVRLNPDRAYVESVLGRSAATAADNEAFTPFDHLSIRNALEPVGAGGVPTNAGVAAAIYELADRTQYGNLSPQLGGVLTSVKEKEAALPAAFALAQNYPNPFNPTTVISFQLSANSHVTLKVFDVTGREVATLVQGNLEAGNHSVTFAPRDLAGGIYFYQLTAGKFSQTRKAISLR